Proteins from one Gossypium raimondii isolate GPD5lz chromosome 8, ASM2569854v1, whole genome shotgun sequence genomic window:
- the LOC105792810 gene encoding protein DOG1-like 4, which yields MSTFTAFYTAWSDQLQQLLRQLCSAPKPPTTQDHLHHLNHLVNKVLSHYAEYYRVKAAAAERDVLDIFAAPWASAFEKSLHWIAGWRPTTVFHLVYTESSILFESHIVDILRGVRTGDLGDLSPTQFRRVSELQCETVKEENAITDELSEWQHSVSDLMGATTDVDKMIERLVTVVRKADDLRLRTLKRVVDLLTPQQAVEFLIAAVELQQGIREWGMNQDRECSY from the exons ATGAGCACCTTCACCGCCTTTTACACCGCCTGGAGCGACCAACTCCAACAACTCCTACGACAACTCTGTTCAGCCCCAAAACCACCCACTACCCAAGATCACCTTCACCACTTAAACCACTTAGTGAACAAAGTCCTCTCCCACTACGCAGAGTACTACAGGGTGAAAGCCGCCGCCGCCGAACGCGACGTCCTCGACATTTTCGCCGCCCCCTGGGCTTCAGCTTTCGAGAAAAGCCTCCATTGGATCGCTGGGTGGAGACCCACCACGGTTTTCCATTTGGTTTACACCGAGTCAAGTATTTTGTTTGAATCCCACATCGTCGATATTCTTCGTGGTGTTCGGACCGGTGATCTTGGTGACTTATCGCCTACTCAGTTCAG GCGAGTGAGTGAGCTACAATGCGAAACGGTGAAGGAAGAGAATGCCATAACCGATGAATTATCTGAGTGGCAGCACAGCGTAAGTGATCTAATGGGAGCAACCACCGACGTTGACAAAATGATCGAACGGTTGGTAACCGTTGTTCGAAAAGCAGATGATCTACGGTTGAGAACGCTCAAGAGAGTGGTTGACTTGTTGACCCCACAACAAGCTGTAGAGTTCTTGATTGCTGCGGTGGAGTTACAGCAGGGGATCAGAGAGTGGGGAATGAATCAGGACCGTGAATGCAGTTACTGA
- the LOC105792812 gene encoding tubby-like F-box protein 7 — protein MSCSSSFKKSSCLSRRLSRSLRSYTKTASSGTISTAASQPEFNLASAEEEEEGGESWSTMLPELLSDILERVEASEDQWPSRQNVVASACVCKKWREVTREIVKASPASGKITFPSCLKQPGPRNLPNQCIITRNKKNSTFYLYLALSPSFTDKGKFLLAARRYRQGAHIEYIISLDADDLSQGSNAYVGKLSSDFLGTNFTIFDSQPPHSGAKPGSSRASRRFASKQISPQVPAGNFKVGQLSYKFNLLKSRGPRRMVCSIKCPLPEENTAEYKHLDNGKMKMPANTTSSHTVLKNKAPRWHEHLQCWCLNFHGRVTVASVKNFQLSATVDPNSGGEVDNETVVLQFGKVGDHTFTMDYRQPLSAFLAFAICLTSFGTKLACE, from the exons ATGTCGTGTTCTTCGTCTTTCAAGAAATCATCGTGCCTTTCGCGGCGGTTGTCGAGATCGTTAAGATCGTATACAAAAACGGCGTCGTCAGGAACAATTTCGACGGCGGCGAGTCAACCGGAATTTAATTTGGCTTCGGCGGAGGAGGAAGAGGAGGGAGGAGAATCGTGGTCGACGATGCTGCCGGAGTTGTTAAGCGATATACTAGAGCGCGTAGAGGCGAGTGAAGATCAGTGGCCTTCAAGGCAAAACGTCGTCGCGTCCGCTTGCGTGTGTAAGAAGTGGAGAGAAGTTACGAGAGAGATCGTTAAGGCTTCTCCTGCTAGTGGAAAAATCACTTTCCCTTCTTGTCTTAAACAG CCTGGTCCGCGTAATTTACCAAACCAGTGTATTATAACCCGAAACAAAAAGAATTCAACGTTCTACCTTTACCTTGCTCTTTCACCAT CATTTACCGACAAGGGGAAGTTTCTGTTGGCTGCAAGAAGATATCGACAAGGTGCTCATATCGAGTATATTATATCCCTTGATGCGGATGATCTATCTCAAGGCAGTAATGCCTACGTTGGGAAGTTGAG TTCGGATTTTCTAGGCACCAACTTTACGATCTTTGATAGTCAGCCGCCTCACAGTGGTGCAAAGCCTGGAAGTAGCAGAGCCAGTCGGAGATTTGCGAGTAAGCAAATCAGTCCCCAAGTCCCGGCCGGCAATTTCAAGGTTGGGCAACTGTCTTAcaagttcaatcttttaaaatcaAGAGGTCCTAGGAGGATGGTTTGCTCGATAAAATGCCCTTTGCCGGAAGAAAACACTGCTGAATACAAGCATTTGGACAACGGCAAGATGAAAATGCCTGCAAACACCACCTCCAGCCATACAGTTTTGAAGAACAAAGCTCCAAGATGGCATGAACATTTACAATGCTGGTGTTTGAATTTCCATGGACGTGTAACAGTAGCATCGGTGAAGAACTTTCAACTGTCTGCTACTGTAGACCCAAACTCGGGAGGGGAAGTAGACAACGAAACGGTTGTCCTCCAGTTCGGAAAAGTAGGGGATCATACATTCACCATGGATTATAGGCAGCCTTTATCAGCCTTTCTTGCTTTTGCCATCTGCCTTACAAGCTTTGGTACAAAACTGGCTTGTGagtga
- the LOC105792813 gene encoding multiprotein-bridging factor 1b isoform X2 yields the protein MAGIGPLTQDWEPVVIRKKAPTAAAKKDEKVVNAARRAGAEIESVKKWTNRAASSSTSLNTRKLDEETENLAHDRVPTELKKAIMHARVEKKLTQAQLAQLINEKPQIIQEYESGKAIPNQQIIGKLERALGAKLRGKK from the exons ATGGCCGGAATCGGACCTTTAACCCAAGACTGGGAACCCGTTGTTATTCGTAAAAAAGCCCCAACCGCCGCCGCCAAGAAGGATGAGAAAGTCGTAAACGCCGCTCGTCGTGCTGGTGCCGAGATCGAATCCGtcaaaaaat GGACGAACAGGGCCGCATCAAGTAGTACATCTCTAAACACAAGGAAGCTTGATGAAGAAACTGAAAATCTTGCTC ATGATCGAGTGCCAACCGAACTGAAGAAAGCCATCATGCATGCTCGAGTGGAAAAGAAACTTACCCAAGCACAACTTGCTCAG TTGATCAATGAGAAACCTCAGATCATACAAGAGTACGAATCTGGAAAAGCCATTCCTAACCAACAGATAATCGGTAAACTCGAGAGGGCTCTTGGTGCAAAGCTGCGAGGTAAGAAGTAA
- the LOC105792813 gene encoding multiprotein-bridging factor 1b isoform X1, giving the protein MAGIGPLTQDWEPVVIRKKAPTAAAKKDEKVVNAARRAGAEIESVKKSNAGTNRAASSSTSLNTRKLDEETENLAHDRVPTELKKAIMHARVEKKLTQAQLAQLINEKPQIIQEYESGKAIPNQQIIGKLERALGAKLRGKK; this is encoded by the exons ATGGCCGGAATCGGACCTTTAACCCAAGACTGGGAACCCGTTGTTATTCGTAAAAAAGCCCCAACCGCCGCCGCCAAGAAGGATGAGAAAGTCGTAAACGCCGCTCGTCGTGCTGGTGCCGAGATCGAATCCGtcaaaaaat CAAATGCAGGGACGAACAGGGCCGCATCAAGTAGTACATCTCTAAACACAAGGAAGCTTGATGAAGAAACTGAAAATCTTGCTC ATGATCGAGTGCCAACCGAACTGAAGAAAGCCATCATGCATGCTCGAGTGGAAAAGAAACTTACCCAAGCACAACTTGCTCAG TTGATCAATGAGAAACCTCAGATCATACAAGAGTACGAATCTGGAAAAGCCATTCCTAACCAACAGATAATCGGTAAACTCGAGAGGGCTCTTGGTGCAAAGCTGCGAGGTAAGAAGTAA
- the LOC105792814 gene encoding protein LIGHT-DEPENDENT SHORT HYPOCOTYLS 10, with protein MMSFNKGKEIIEGSSRSVTAVVGVENPPRLSRYESQKRRDWITFGQYLRNRRPPVAISQCNANHVLDFLGYLDQFGKTKVHLQGCMFFGQPEPPGPCACSLRQAWGSLDALIGRLRAAYEENGGSPETNPFANGAIRIYLREVRDSQAKARGIPYKKKKKKKNPLKGNEDNSSFPTQQT; from the coding sequence ATGATGTCTttcaacaaaggaaaagaaataattgAAGGGTCTTCGAGATCGGTTACAGCCGTGGTGGGGGTTGAAAACCCGCCGCGGTTGAGCCGATACGAGTCACAGAAACGGAGGGATTGGATCACATTCGGGCAATACTTGCGGAACCGAAGGCCACCGGTGGCGATTTCTCAGTGTAACGCTAACCATGTGCTCGATTTCCTCGGTTATCTCGATCAGTTCGGTAAGACTAAGGTACACTTACAAGGTTGTATGTTCTTCGGCCAACCTGAACCACCGGGACCTTGTGCTTGTTCCCTTAGGCAAGCATGGGGTAGTCTCGACGCGCTTATTGGCCGATTACGTGCCGCTTACGAAGAAAACGGTGGGTCGCCGGAGACGAATCCGTTCGCTAACGGCGCCATAAGGATTTACCTTCGTGAAGTGAGGGATTCACAAGCTAAAGCAAGGGGTATCCCttataagaagaagaaaaaaaagaagaacccCTTGAAGGGTAATGAAGATAACTCGAGCTTCCCTACACAGCAAACTTGA
- the LOC105792815 gene encoding phosphoenolpyruvate carboxylase, producing MASTSNSNKMQKLASIDAQLRLLVPSKVSEDDKLVEYDALLLDRFLDILQDLHGEDLKETVQECYELSAEYEGKNDPKKLEELGNVLTSLDPGDSIVVAKAFSHMLNLANLAEEVQIAYRRRIKLKKGDFVDENSATTESDIEETLKRLVVDLNKSPEEVFDALKNQTVDLVFTAHPTQSVRRSLLQKHGRIRNCLAQLYGKDISPDDKQELDEALQREIQAAFRTDEIRRTQPTPQDEMRAGMSYFHETIWKGVPKFLRRVDTALKNIGINERVPYNAPLIQFSSWMGGDRDGNPRVTPEVTRDVCLLARLMAANLYYSQIEDLMFELSMWRCSDELRVRAEELHRSSRRDAKHYIEFWKQVPPNEPYRVILGDVRDKLYQTRERSRQMLSHGISDIPVEATFTNIEQFLEPLELCYRSLCSCGDQPIADGSLLDFLRQVSTFGLSLVRLDIRQESDRHTDAIDAITKYLEIGSYREWSEEQKQEWLLSELRGKRPLFGLDLPKTEEIADVLDTFHVIAELPADSFGAYIISMATTPSDVLAVELLQRECHVKQPLRVVPLFEKLADLEAAPAALARLFSIDWYRNRINGKQEVMIGYSDSGKDAGRFSAAWQLYKAQEELIKVAKQFGVKLTMFHGRGGTVGRGGGPTHLAILSQPPETIHGSLRVTVQGEVIEKSFGEEHLCFRTLQRFTAATLEHGMHPPVSPKPEWRALMDEMAVVATEEYRSIVFKEPRFVEYFRLATPELEYGRMNIGSRPSKRKPSGGIESLRAIPWIFAWTQTRFHLPVWLGFRAAFKHAIQKDIKNLHMLRQMYNEWPFFRVTIDLVEMVFAKGDPGIAALYDNLLVSQELWSFGERLRTNYEETKSLLLQIAGHKDLLEGDPYLKQRLRLRDSYITTLNVCQAYTLKRIRDPSYDVKFRPHISKEIMESNKSADELVKLNPTSEYAPGLEDTLILTMKGIAAGLQNTG from the exons ATGGCGAGTACTAGTAATTCAAACAAGATGCAAAAATTAGCTTCCATTGATGCACAGTTACGACTATTGGTTCCTTCTAAAGTAAGTGAAGATGATAAATTAGTTGAATACGATGCTTTGCTTTTAGATCGATTCCTTGATATTCTTCAAGATTTACATGGCGAAGATCTTAAAGAAACT gTTCAAGAATGTTATGAACTGTCAGCTGAATATGAAGGGAAAAATGATCCCAAAAAACTTGAGGAATTAGGGAATGTATTAACCAGTTTAGATCCAGGTGATTCCATTGTCGTAGCTAAAGCTTTTTCACATATGCTTAACTTAGCTAACCTCGCCGAGGAAGTTCAAATCGCATATCGGCGAAGGATTAAGTTGAAAAAGGGCGATTTCGTTGACGAGAATTCGGCTACGACCGAATCCGATATCGAAGAAACTTTAAAGAGACTTGTGGTTGATTTGAATAAGTCACCGGAAGAAGTTTTCGATGCTCTTAAGAATCAAACCGTTGATCTCGTCTTTACTGCGCATCCTACGCAATCGGTTCGTAGATCGTTGTTGCAAAAACATGGAAG GATAAGAAATTGTTTAGCGCAGTTGTATGGTAAAGATATTTCTCCGGACGATAAGCAAGAGCTCGACGAGGCTTTACAGCGCGAG ATTCAAGCCGCATTTCGTACGGACGAGATTCGAAGGACACAACCGACTCCTCAAGATGAAATGAGGGCCGGAATGAGTTACTTCCATGAAACGATATGGAAGGGTGTCCCTAAATTTTTACGACGAGTTGATACAGCTTTGAAGAATATCGGGATTAATGAACGTGTTCCTTATAATGCTCCGCTTATTCAATTTTCTTCGTGGATGGGCGGTGATCGTGATG GTAATCCGAGGGTAACGCCCGAGGTCACAAGGGATGTTTGCTTGTTGGCTAGATTGATGGCTGCTAATTTATACTACTCCCAAATCGAGGATCTGATGTTCGAG TTGTCGATGTGGCGTTGCAGCGATGAGCTTCGTGTTCGTGCTGAAGAACTTCATAGATCATCAAGGAGAGATGCTAAACATTACATAG AGTTCTGGAAACAAGTTCCTCCGAATGAACCGTACCGTGTTATTCTCGGTGATGTTAGGGACAAGCTGTATCAGACACGAGAACGGTCTCGTCAAATGTTATCTCACGGTATCTCCGATATTCCAGTGGAAGCAACTTTCACCAACATTGAGCAG TTCCTGGAGCCGCTCGAACTGTGTTATAGATCTCTTTGCTCGTGTGGTGACCAACCGATTGCTGATGGAAGCCTTCTCGATTTCTTGAGGCAAGTTTCGACTTTCGGGCTCTCACTTGTTAGACTTGACATTAGGCAAGAGTCTGATCGCCACACCGATGCCATAGATGCCATTACCAAGTACTTGGAAATCGGTTCCTATCGAGAATGGTCTGAAGAACAAAAGCAGGAATGGTTGTTATCTGAACTGCGTGGCAAGCGCCCGTTGTTTGGTCTCGATCTTCCTAAAACCGAAGAAATTGCCGATGTTTTGGACACGTTCCATGTCATAGCGGAACTCCCGGCAGACAGCTTCGGAGCATACATCATTTCAATGGCGACTACACCTTCGGATGTTCTTGCTGTTGAGCTCCTACAGCGTGAATGCCACGTGAAGCAACCATTAAGAGTTGTACCACTTTTCGAGAAGCTTGCGGATTTAGAGGCTGCACCCGCTGCATTGGCTCGACTTTTCTCTATAGATTGGTATAGAAACCGGATCAACGGCAAACAAGAAGTTATGATTGGGTACTCAGATTCGGGTAAAGATGCTGGGCGTTTCTCTGCTGCGTGGCAGTTGTACAAAGCTCAAGAGGAGCTTATAAAGGTCGCTAAGCAGTTCGGTGTGAAGCTAACAATGTTCCATGGTCGCGGTGGAACTGTTGGAAGAGGAGGTGGTCCCACCCATCTTGCTATATTATCTCAACCACCGGAAACTATTCACGGGTCACTTCGTGTTACAGTTCAAGGTGAAGTTATTGAGAAATCGTTCGGAGAAGAGCATTTGTGCTTTAGAACACTCCAACGTTTTACAGCTGCCACACTTGAGCATGGTATGCACCCTCCGGTTTCACCGAAACCTGAATGGCGTGCTTTGATGGATGAAATGGCGGTCGTTGCTACAGAGGAGTACCGTTCCATTGTCTTCAAAGAACCTCGATTTGTTGAATATTTCCGCCTC GCTACACCCGAGTTAGAGTACGGTAGGATGAATATTGGTAGCAGACCATCGAAGCGGAAGCCAAGTGGGGGCATCGAATCTCTCCGAGCTATCCCGTGGATCTTTGCCTGGACACAGACGAGATTTCATCTTCCCGTTTGGCTCGGTTTTAGAGCAGCATTCAAACATGCCATTCAAAAGGACATTAAGAATCTCCATATGCTGCGGCAGATGTACAACGAATGGCCTTTCTTCCGGGTAACGATCGATTTGGTTGAAATGGTCTTCGCAAAAGGAGATCCCGGGATCGCCGCCTTATATGATAATCTCCTTGTTTCTCAAGAACTATGGTCATTTGGAGAGCGGTTGAGGACTAACTATGAAGAAACTAAAAGCCTTCTCCTACAA ATTGCTGGGCACAAGGATCTTCTCGAAGGTGATCCGTACTTGAAGCAAAGACTACGGCTCCGAGATTCATACATAACAACACTAAATGTCTGCCAAGCCTACACACTCAAACGTATCCGTGACCCGAGCTACGATGTCAAGTTCCGTCCACATATCTCCAAAGAGATCATGGAATCAAACAAATCCGCGGATGAACTCGTGAAACTAAACCCAACAAGTGAATACGCCCCCGGTTTAGAAGACACCCTCATCTTGACCATGAAGGGTATTGCTGCCGGCTTGCAAAACACCGGTTAA